A DNA window from Leptolyngbya sp. KIOST-1 contains the following coding sequences:
- the ftsZ gene encoding cell division protein FtsZ has protein sequence MPGETYSNNTALPSSVARIKVIGVGGGGCNAVNRMISSGLAGIEFWSVNTDAQALDNTTMTNSLHIGQKLTRGLGAGGNPAIGQKAAEESREEIAAALEESDLVFITAGMGGGTGTGAAPIVAEVAKEAGALTVGVVTRPFTFEGRRRMNQADEGIAALQGRVDTLIIIPNDKLLSVISEQTPVQEAFRTADDILRQGVQGISDIITIPGLVNVDFADVRAIMADAGTALMGIGTGSGKSRAREAAIAAISSPLLESSIDGASGAVFNVTGGSDLTLHEVNAAAEIIYEGVDPNANIIFGAVIDDRMQGEVCITVIATGFNHRAGAQPELDVARVTPFKRNLTTPPVSPPASSGSSGLGAGLDIPEFLQRRRPNNR, from the coding sequence ATGCCCGGAGAAACGTATTCCAACAACACGGCTTTGCCCAGCAGCGTCGCCCGCATTAAGGTAATTGGGGTCGGCGGCGGCGGCTGCAATGCCGTCAACCGCATGATTAGCAGCGGCCTGGCGGGAATTGAATTTTGGTCGGTCAATACCGATGCCCAGGCCCTCGACAACACCACGATGACCAACAGCCTGCACATCGGTCAAAAGTTGACCCGTGGGCTGGGGGCTGGGGGCAACCCGGCCATTGGCCAAAAGGCGGCCGAAGAGTCCCGCGAAGAAATTGCTGCCGCCCTGGAAGAGTCCGATCTGGTCTTTATCACCGCCGGCATGGGTGGGGGCACGGGCACGGGGGCGGCTCCCATTGTGGCCGAGGTGGCTAAGGAAGCCGGTGCTCTGACCGTGGGCGTGGTCACCCGCCCGTTCACCTTTGAGGGTCGCCGCCGGATGAATCAGGCCGATGAGGGCATTGCTGCGCTTCAGGGCCGGGTCGACACACTGATTATCATCCCCAACGACAAGCTGCTGTCGGTAATCTCAGAGCAAACTCCCGTCCAGGAAGCCTTCCGCACCGCCGACGACATCCTGCGTCAGGGGGTGCAGGGCATCTCCGACATTATTACTATCCCGGGTCTGGTCAACGTTGACTTTGCCGACGTGCGGGCGATCATGGCCGACGCAGGCACCGCGCTGATGGGCATTGGCACAGGGTCGGGCAAGTCGCGGGCGCGGGAAGCCGCGATCGCAGCCATTTCATCCCCGCTGCTGGAGTCCTCCATCGACGGGGCCTCCGGGGCGGTATTCAATGTCACCGGTGGCTCCGACCTCACCCTCCACGAAGTCAACGCCGCCGCCGAGATCATCTACGAGGGGGTCGATCCCAACGCCAACATCATCTTTGGTGCGGTGATCGACGATCGGATGCAGGGGGAGGTGTGTATCACCGTGATCGCAACCGGCTTCAACCACCGGGCCGGGGCCCAACCCGAGCTCGATGTCGCCCGCGTCACCCCCTTCAAGCGCAATCTGACGACTCCCCCCGTCTCCCCTCCGGCCAGCAGTGGCTCCAGTGGCCTGGGGGCTGGGCTTGACATTCCTGAGTTTTTGCAGCGGCGACGGCCCAACAACCGCTAA
- a CDS encoding cell division protein FtsQ/DivIB: MTRVSSLSPDELRNRRKSLRRRRRISISQALWRFWALSGLTAAIFWGATRPVWLIHGPEQINVNGNHLLSDEAVQTLVPLQYPQPLMKVEPEILARQLRDRGPIVSAEVTRQLLPPRLNVRIEERVPVAVVLPVGNGDRSTDTQYLQAGFLDAHGAWMPLTSFGLGSASPQLPTLQLRGIQPQYQRYWPQIYETISSSPVAITEIDWHDPNNLVLETALGTVYLGPYSPELEQQLATLDRMRNLPQQLANTEVARIDLSNPNAPSVAVVEADPPVTQSQP; encoded by the coding sequence ATGACCCGCGTTTCCTCCCTTTCCCCCGACGAACTCCGGAATCGCCGCAAGAGCCTGCGGCGGCGGCGGCGCATTTCTATCAGTCAAGCCCTGTGGCGTTTTTGGGCCCTTTCAGGTCTCACCGCCGCCATTTTTTGGGGGGCTACGCGCCCGGTGTGGCTGATCCATGGGCCTGAGCAAATCAATGTCAACGGCAATCACCTGCTCAGCGATGAGGCGGTCCAGACCCTGGTGCCCCTCCAGTACCCCCAGCCGCTGATGAAGGTGGAGCCCGAGATTCTGGCCCGGCAGCTGCGCGATCGCGGCCCCATCGTCTCGGCGGAGGTCACGCGGCAACTCCTGCCGCCGCGACTCAATGTCCGGATCGAGGAGCGGGTGCCCGTTGCCGTCGTGCTGCCGGTGGGCAACGGCGATCGCAGTACCGATACCCAGTACCTCCAGGCGGGGTTCCTCGACGCCCACGGCGCCTGGATGCCCCTGACCAGCTTTGGACTGGGCAGCGCCTCACCGCAGCTACCCACTCTGCAGCTGCGCGGCATTCAGCCCCAGTACCAGCGCTACTGGCCTCAGATCTACGAAACCATCAGCAGTAGCCCCGTCGCTATCACCGAGATCGACTGGCACGACCCCAACAACCTGGTGCTCGAAACCGCCCTCGGTACCGTCTACCTCGGCCCCTACAGTCCAGAACTCGAGCAGCAGCTCGCCACCCTCGACCGCATGCGCAACCTGCCTCAGCAGCTTGCCAACACCGAGGTTGCCCGCATCGATCTCAGCAACCCCAATGCCCCTTCGGTGGCCGTTGTCGAAGCCGACCCCCCGGTAACACAGTCCCAACCCTAA
- the psaK gene encoding photosystem I reaction center subunit PsaK — protein sequence MAFLPLLATVPHTAAWSPKVAAVMIVCNILAIAIGRFTIQIPDAKPSLPSPEFFGGMGLPALLGTTSFGHLLGAGAILGLANLGVL from the coding sequence TTGGCATTTCTACCTCTTTTAGCCACGGTTCCCCACACGGCGGCCTGGAGTCCTAAAGTGGCCGCTGTGATGATTGTCTGCAACATTCTGGCCATCGCCATTGGCCGGTTTACCATCCAGATTCCCGATGCCAAGCCGTCCCTACCCTCCCCCGAGTTTTTCGGCGGCATGGGGTTGCCTGCCCTGCTGGGTACCACCAGCTTCGGCCATCTGCTAGGGGCTGGGGCAATCTTGGGCCTGGCCAATCTGGGCGTGCTCTAG